A DNA window from Phyllostomus discolor isolate MPI-MPIP mPhyDis1 chromosome X, mPhyDis1.pri.v3, whole genome shotgun sequence contains the following coding sequences:
- the ZNF275 gene encoding zinc finger protein 275 yields the protein MGEDTQPQEMASTSSPRASEPIPEGKRNGDSEGRGGSPPNLPVEHHFACKECGDAFRLKVLLVQHQRIHSEEKGWECGDCGKVFKGVSEFNEHRNSHVPAEPRPGPSRALDDAMENREKMEREEKPFQCEECGKRFKKNAGLSQHLRVHSREKPFDCEECGRSFKVNTHFFRHQKLHISEKPFACKSCSRDFLDRQELLKHQRMHTGHLPFDCDDCGKSFRGVSGLAEHQRIHSGAKPYGCPHCGKLFRRSSELTKHRRIHTGEKPYECGQCGKAFRQSSSLLEHQRIHTGERPYACGDCGKAFRGPSDLIKHRRIHSGLKPYECDKCGKAFRRSSGLSRHRRTHSGARRCECSECGRVFKRRSALQKHQPTHQE from the coding sequence ATGGGTGAAGACACCCAGCCACAGGAGATGGCATCCACAAGCTCTCCAAGGGCCAGTGAACCCATCCCTGAGGGCAAACGGAATGGAGActctgaggggaggggtggaagccCTCCTAATCTGCCTGTAGAGCATCACTTTGCATGTAAAGAGTGTGGGGATGCTTTTCGGCTTAAGGTCCTCCTTGTGCAGCACCAGAGAATTCACAGTGAGGAGAAGGGCTGGGAATGTGGCGATTGTGGAAAGGTCTTCAAGGGGGTCTCAGAGTTCAATGAGCACCGGAATAGCCATGTGCCTGCAGAGCCCCGCCCCGGCCCAAGCCGGGCCCTAGATGATGCCATGGAGaatagggagaaaatggagagagaggaaaagcccTTCCAGTGTGAGGAATGTGGTAAAAGGTTTAAGAAGAATGCAGGCCTCAGTCAACATCTGCGTGTCCACAGCAGAGAGAAGCCCTTTGACTGTGAGGAATGTGGGCGGTCCTTCAAAGTGAACACCCACTTCTTTCGCCATCAGAAGCTTCACATTTCAGAAAAGCCCTTTGCCTGCAAGTCATGTAGCAGGGATTTCCTGGATCGCCAGGAACTCCTCAAACACCAGAGAATGCACACCGGTCATCTGCCCTTCGACTGTGACGACTGCGGCAAGTCCTTCCGAGGGGTCAGTGGCCTGGCCGAACACCAGCGTATCCACAGTGGGGCCAAGCCCTATGGGTGTCCCCACTGCGGCAAGCTGTTCCGGAGGAGCTCAGAGCTCACCAAGCATCGGCGGATCCATACAGGTGAGAAGCCATATGAGTGTGGTcagtgtgggaaggccttcaggCAGAGCTCCAGCCTCCTGGAGCACCAGCGCATCCACACTGGGGAGCGTCCCTATGCGTGTGGCGACTGCGGCAAGGCCTTCCGGGGGCCCTCCGACCTGATTAAACACCGGCGGATCCACAGTGGACTGAAACCATATGAGTGTGACAAGTGTGGGAAGGCCTTCCGAAGGAGCTCGGGCCTGAGTCGCCATCGAAGGACCCACAGTGGAGCAAGACGCTGTGAGTGCAGTGAGTGTGGCCGCGTGTTCAAGAGGCGGTCTGCGCTGCAGAAGCATCAGCCAACTCACCAGGAGTAG